In the Flavisolibacter tropicus genome, one interval contains:
- a CDS encoding segregation and condensation protein A has translation MAITTTYQITLPQFEGPFDLLLFFIERDELDIYNIPITRIIKDFLDYIHSQESLNIELSSEFILFISTLMRIKAKMLLPRKEIDAQGNEIDPRLELVDKILEYKKYKEAAAKMAELEAERMLMIKRGNIQKELSIIGDEAGEGTEIQAITLFKLMKAFERVMQRYSDKHNKLVHTVVQYNYSMDTTKSSMISLANSERTLSFERIFEQAENRVHAIFLFLSMLELVSQKYLRIIIGDGKNNFLIEYNETEEGLTDEEHMHL, from the coding sequence TTGGCAATAACCACCACATATCAGATAACGTTGCCTCAGTTTGAAGGCCCTTTTGATCTTCTGCTGTTCTTTATTGAACGCGATGAGTTGGATATTTATAACATCCCCATCACGCGTATTATTAAAGACTTTTTGGATTATATACACAGCCAGGAGTCTCTCAATATTGAGCTGTCCAGCGAGTTTATTCTCTTTATCTCTACGTTGATGCGTATCAAGGCTAAAATGTTGTTGCCACGTAAAGAAATAGACGCACAGGGTAATGAAATTGACCCAAGGCTGGAACTGGTGGATAAGATCCTTGAATATAAAAAGTACAAGGAAGCGGCTGCTAAGATGGCCGAGTTGGAAGCAGAGCGGATGCTTATGATCAAGCGGGGTAATATCCAAAAAGAGCTGTCGATTATTGGGGATGAGGCTGGTGAGGGAACGGAGATCCAAGCCATTACACTCTTTAAGCTAATGAAAGCTTTTGAGCGGGTAATGCAGCGTTACTCCGATAAACATAATAAACTGGTACATACCGTAGTACAGTATAACTACAGTATGGATACTACAAAGTCCAGTATGATCTCACTGGCAAACAGTGAGCGTACACTTTCCTTTGAGCGCATCTTTGAACAAGCGGAAAACCGCGTGCATGCCATTTTCTTATTCCTTTCCATGCTGGAACTGGTGTCACAAAAATATTTGCGCATTATCATTGGCGATGGCAAGAATAACTTCCTTATTGAATACAACGAAACAGAAGAAGGCCTGACAGACGAGGAGCATATGCACTTGTAA
- a CDS encoding murein L,D-transpeptidase catalytic domain-containing protein produces the protein MRKLLLAFLGLLPLLAGLYYFLPHYTKYNFPVAATPNKKATENNITAKLKKQAVQGKAYALTQNLSTQYGFLIDMSQPSGRYRFFVYDFKRDSILAKGLVAHGSCNTDYLETAQYSNTPESGCSSLGKYRVSYSYKGQFGKAYKLNGLDSSNSNAFNRFVVLHAYDCVPNSEVYPQPICNSLGCPMVSYDFLAKLSGYINKSPKPILLWIYE, from the coding sequence ATGAGAAAACTGCTTCTAGCTTTTTTAGGCCTGCTACCCTTGTTAGCAGGCCTTTATTATTTCCTACCCCACTATACCAAGTACAATTTTCCTGTCGCCGCCACTCCCAATAAGAAAGCAACCGAAAACAATATCACAGCCAAACTAAAGAAGCAAGCAGTCCAAGGCAAGGCTTATGCGCTGACACAAAACCTTTCTACTCAATATGGTTTCCTTATTGATATGAGCCAGCCGAGTGGACGCTATCGGTTCTTTGTTTACGATTTTAAAAGAGACTCCATCTTAGCAAAAGGACTAGTAGCACATGGCAGTTGCAACACCGATTATTTAGAAACAGCCCAGTACTCTAATACGCCAGAAAGTGGATGTAGTTCGCTGGGAAAATATAGAGTAAGTTATAGCTACAAAGGCCAATTTGGTAAAGCCTACAAACTAAATGGATTAGACTCTTCTAATTCTAATGCCTTTAATCGCTTTGTAGTACTTCACGCCTACGACTGCGTCCCTAATAGTGAAGTATATCCTCAACCGATCTGTAATAGCTTAGGCTGCCCCATGGTTTCTTATGACTTCCTAGCCAAGCTTTCTGGTTATATCAACAAATCGCCAAAGCCCATTTTGTTGTGGATTTATGAGTAA
- the mscL gene encoding large conductance mechanosensitive channel protein MscL, whose protein sequence is MGFIKEFKEFALKGNVIDLAIAVIIGAAFGAIVTSLVQDVITPLILSPALKAAHLENLDQLAWNGVKYGKFLAAIITFLVIALVLFVMIQGINRLKRVKEKAADAPAPELTVTEKLLMEIRDSLHNNPRV, encoded by the coding sequence ATGGGTTTCATTAAAGAATTCAAAGAATTTGCTTTAAAAGGCAACGTTATAGATTTAGCCATTGCGGTAATAATTGGCGCTGCATTTGGCGCAATCGTAACCTCGTTGGTACAAGATGTAATTACACCTTTGATCTTGAGTCCGGCTTTGAAAGCTGCCCATTTAGAAAACTTGGACCAACTGGCCTGGAATGGGGTTAAGTACGGTAAGTTCCTGGCAGCCATTATTACCTTTTTGGTCATCGCCTTGGTCCTGTTTGTAATGATACAAGGGATTAATAGGCTAAAACGTGTCAAGGAAAAAGCAGCAGATGCTCCCGCTCCTGAGCTTACTGTAACTGAAAAGTTATTAATGGAAATTCGCGACAGTTTGCATAATAATCCACGTGTATAG